aaaagaaaatctGCTTGTTATAGTAGCCATTGAATTAAACCCAACCAACCACCACCCAGATGAAAATAATCGTAGAGTACAGATATCTTATAAACAACACAAGTAGGCTACCTAATTCCTGATATTTTGTAAACTAGTATCAcgttattatttcattttagtctAGAAGGAATTGATGTTGTCATAACCAAGATGCTTAtttactagtatttttttaaagttttaattgATGCTACTGCTCTAAATAATTGCAAGATAGAACGAACATAGAACAAAGTTGTCACGTCGATTCATATTTTTCGTTGAGCTTGATAAAACCTAGCTGCACTTACCCTGGCCTAAGCTCTCAAAAACAGAGACTTGCAAAACAATCGACTTCTTCTGGCCTCATTTGCTATTAACATAAAATCCTAGCCGAAGACAACCAAAAACTATACAGATACATACAAAAGCTATACACTCAACGTACACCAAAATTCACAGCTATGTTACATGAAACCGTTGCACACTCCCTTGCTACTGCCTCATCTCTGCAAGATGTGGTGAATTTACAGGTCTCGTTAGCTTCCTCACCAGGTGTTGGTAATTTTTTAGTCTCCTCACGGTACGAGTTGACACATCTCATACAAACAAACTTAGACGGCATTCCATCAGTATTATTATCAATTCCAGCACATCTTGTGTGCTGCCAAACACCACAGGTATCACATGCTAACATTTTCTCTCCATCGTCATCCTTAGCCCCGCAAATGCAATCCACCTTCCACACCTCTGTTCCTCGTTCCATTCGGAATCGGCTTAGCCCATGTTTAGCTGGACATCTAccttgaatttgaattgatcCACTTGTTCCAAGCAAGAACTTTATGGTGAGCGAATCACTGATTGATCCATACCCTAGGAGTTCCTCAGCTTGAAACCTCTTATACATTGCATATACCTCTTGAAAAGCACTAGTGGCTTCACTCTTGAGGTCAGCAACAGTAGCATTCAAAGGAAGCACAATTAGCTCTGGCGGTGGGGATGGATCATCCTTGGGCTGATCAGAAAGCTCCACATGACACAACAGCCTAATGACTGAAGGCAGTTCAACAGCCATTTCATATGGCTTGTAATCCTTCATGAACTGTTTACAGTCAAGGAGCTTCCTGGCTGAATCCGCCACCCTTTTCCTCATATTCTTGGGTCTGTAGCACACCATTTTGTCAGGGTGAATAattgaatcaaataaaaatgtcaaATCAGAGATCAGTTGAGCATCTGTTGGATAGCCTGAATTTGTGCTTAATCCATTACACCAAGGTTCTAACCTGTATTAAGGATATATAACACAAGCGTTAGTTACATTGGTATAGAAGCAAATTGACAAAAGCCACAAATTCAGTCTTACCTGAATTCGATGGCACTGGAAATTGGATTGCATCGTGAACAAACTATCATTCCATTGGCAGCTAATTTTCCCGGCAAGTGCTTAAGACAGTAGTCTAGAAGTTCTGGAGATGAAACACCCCTGCATACTGCACCCTTGAGAGTACGCCTTGTCACCCATTTGGCCTCAGTACAGACACCCGATGCAAGCAAAACCTTGATCAAAGCATGTTGCACGTCTTCAACATCATTTCCCGTCCAAGCACACAATAAGTTACTGGTCTGCTTAGATGTCCTCATGGCCACTGGCTTACGACATTCAAGAATCAATGtcaacaaaaaggaaaatagaTCTTTAATCGTCAAAAGTTCAGTTTCTGCCAAAGACTGGTAAAGAGAAATGACACACTCCAGGCGGCTTCTTGGTCCCCGACCATGGAATGAAAATGAGGACAAGAGCATGCTCGACAGGGTATTCACTGCATTCTTGTAAGCATTTTGGGTAAGAGCATAGCTGCCAGTTCCAAATTGATAACCCCAATTGCCATACCAGGAATGCCCGTTGGTGATTGCATGAAGCAATCGGTATTCCAGCCCAAATTTCTTGGACAAATCCATCACACTAACCTTCCTGCTCAATTATAAACACAATTACCTAATAAAGGGGTCAAGTCAAGCTCATCCTGATGCAAAATATGAGAAAGTTGAGTAATGCAGACCTAACAGAAATTGCAGCACATAGCCTATCCCAGAAATTCATGATATCAAATCCAGAGAGAAGCTTCGAGccaccttctcttccattgagAGTGAGCAGGTGCCCATAACCATTGGCATGCACGACACCATGCAGAAGATGGGTGTTATCTTCAATCTGAAGATACACCCAATCCTCAAGGTCATCAACGGTGATGGCAAAGTTACACGATCTACACCTGCCAAGATGTCCAATAACCGAAACGACTAGGTTACTTTGCATGCAAAAATAAACACGAGTAAAAGttttaatggaaaaataaaaagtgcagaACCACTTACCTTGTTTCAGATAATTGGAGAAGATTTCCACATCTTGAACATGGTCTTTGATATGCTTCGACGGCATCACTCGCAGCCCTTATTATGAAATGGTATCGTTTTCGACACACCGGATGCCCACTCCACCCTTTGTTTTTACCCCAACAAAAAGTCAGCATTAGAACACAACCATATATCCACCAAAGGTCccataaatatctatctcacaTGCTTATTATTCTTATCTTTTCACACACCcacgttattattattaatataaataatattgtgtattataaaatgataataataatataaaaaattggcaaaataagtatattatataatttgaatttaagcacacaa
Above is a window of Glycine soja cultivar W05 chromosome 12, ASM419377v2, whole genome shotgun sequence DNA encoding:
- the LOC114378651 gene encoding PHD finger protein At1g33420-like translates to MVVNERPSKRMKRRVTADLRDFLTFPEPGVTASGQPFRNCVQRFLSDHARITFPPSLFPSLMTWQILFRVGDIVSGPDLSPAMVTLDIVEEDVTRCRTSVYCDQCRVVGWSGHPVCRKRYHFIIRAASDAVEAYQRPCSRCGNLLQLSETRCRSCNFAITVDDLEDWVYLQIEDNTHLLHGVVHANGYGHLLTLNGREGGSKLLSGFDIMNFWDRLCAAISVRKVSVMDLSKKFGLEYRLLHAITNGHSWYGNWGYQFGTGSYALTQNAYKNAVNTLSSMLLSSFSFHGRGPRSRLECVISLYQSLAETELLTIKDLFSFLLTLILECRKPVAMRTSKQTSNLLCAWTGNDVEDVQHALIKVLLASGVCTEAKWVTRRTLKGAVCRGVSSPELLDYCLKHLPGKLAANGMIVCSRCNPISSAIEFRLEPWCNGLSTNSGYPTDAQLISDLTFLFDSIIHPDKMVCYRPKNMRKRVADSARKLLDCKQFMKDYKPYEMAVELPSVIRLLCHVELSDQPKDDPSPPPELIVLPLNATVADLKSEATSAFQEVYAMYKRFQAEELLGYGSISDSLTIKFLLGTSGSIQIQGRCPAKHGLSRFRMERGTEVWKVDCICGAKDDDGEKMLACDTCGVWQHTRCAGIDNNTDGMPSKFVCMRCVNSYREETKKLPTPGEEANETCKFTTSCRDEAVARECATVSCNIAVNFGVR